From Lolium perenne isolate Kyuss_39 chromosome 5, Kyuss_2.0, whole genome shotgun sequence, a single genomic window includes:
- the LOC127299264 gene encoding DNA replication licensing factor MCM7, which yields MAPGAKTVDYAGERALAKDFLTNFAGPHGEPKYQNILQDIANRKIRAVQIELDDLFHYKDVDEEFLQRVTENTKRYIGIFAEAVDELMPEPTEAFTVDEDRDILMTQRVDEGADGGSDGTDPLQRMPPEIKRFFEVYIKAFSKVTPLTLRQVKASNIGQLVKISGIVTRCSDVKPLMQVAVYTCEECGFEIYQEVTARVFMPLFECPSQRCKLNKAKGNLILQLRASKFLKFQEVKLQELAEHVPKGHIPRSLTAHLRGELTRKVAPGDVVEMSGVFLPMPYHGFRAMRAGLVADTYLEAMSITHFKKKYEEYELKGDEQEQIDRLAEDGDIYSKLSKSLAPEIFGHEDVKKALLLLLVGAPHRKLADGMKIRGDLHICLMGDPGVAKSQLLKHIINVAPRGVYTTGRGSSGVGLTAAVQKDPITNEFVLEGGALVLADMGICAIDEFDKMEESDRTAIHEVMEQQTVSIAKAGITTSLNARTAVIAAANPAWGRYDMRRTPAENINLPPALLSRFDLLWLILDRADMETDLEMARHVVHVHQNLESPALGFTALEPSVLRAYISAARRVTPSVPRDLEEYIATAYSSIRQEEAKSNAPHSYTTIRTLLSIVRISIALARLRFSETVAQSDVDEALRLMQMSKYSLYSDDRQRSGLDAISDIYSILRDEAARTSSMDVKFAHALNLISRKGYSEAQLKECLEEYASLNVWQIHQSTFDIHFIDA from the exons aTGGCCCCCGGGGCGAAGACCGTCGACTACGCCGGCGAAAGAG CGCTCGCCAAGGACTTCCTCACCAACTTCGCCGGCCCGCACGGCGAGCCCAAGTACCAGAACATCCTG CAAGACATCGCGAACCGGAAGATCCGCGCGGTCCAGATCGAGCTGGACGACCTGTTCCAT TACAAGGATGTGGACGAGGAGTTCCTGCAGAGGGTCACCGAGAACACCAAGCGCTACATCGGCATTTTTGCGGAGGCCGTGGACGAGCTCATGCCGGAGCCCACGGAGGCGTTCACCGTCGACGAGGACAGGGACATCTTGATGACCCAGCGCGTGGACGAGGGGGCCGATGGAGGTTCTGACGGCACCGACCCTCTACAGAGGATGCCGCCGGAAATCAAACGCTTCTT TGAGGTATACATCAAGGCCTTCTCGAAGGTGACTCCACTCACCCTTAGGCAAGTGAAGGCATCCAACATTGGGCAGCTTGTGAAAATATCTGGAATTGTCACTCGCTGCTCAGATGTGAAGCCTCTGATGCAGGTGGCAGTTTATACATGTGAAGAATGTGGTTTTGAGATATACCAG GAAGTGACTGCTAGAGTCTTTATGCCTCTCTTTGAATGCCCATCTCAACGATGCAAGCTGAACAAAGCTAAGGGAAATCTAATCCTTCAACTACGAGCATCAAAGTTTCTTAAATTTCAGGAG GTAAAGCTCCAAGAACTAGCAGAGCATGTACCAAAAGGCCACATCCCACGTTCTCTAACTGCTCATCTCAGAGGAGAGCTGACTAGAAAG GTTGCACCTGGAGATGTGGTTGAGATGTCAGGTGTTTTCCTGCCTATGCCTTATCATGGATTCCGAGCCATGCGTGCTGGATTGGTTGCTGATACTTACTTGGAAGCAATGTCCATTACCCATTTCAAGAAAAAATACGAAGA ATATGAACTTAAGGGTGATGAACAAGAACAAATTGACCGATTGGCTGAGGATGGTGATATCTACAGTAAGCTGTCAAAATCACTGGCGCCTGAAATATTTGGACATGAAGATGTCAAGAAAGCACTGCTATTGCTACTTGTTGGTGCACCTCATCGAAAGCTTGCGGATGGCATGAAG ATCAGAGGAGACCTGCACATCTGCCTGATGGGAGATCCTGGTGTTGCAAAGAGTCAACTTCTGAAGCATATTATCAATGTTGCTCCAAGAGGAGTATATACCACAGGACGTGGGAGCAGCGGTGTTGGTCTTACTGCTGCTGTCCAGAAAGATCCAATTACAAATGAGTTTGTCCTTGAGGGAGGGGCACTG GTACTGGCTGATATGGGTATTTGTGCAATAGACGAGTTTGACAAGATGGAAGAGTCTGACAGGACAGCCATTCATGAGGTGATGGAGCAGCAAACAGTTAGCATTGCCAAGGCTGGCATCACCACCTCTCTTAATGCAAGAACTGCAGTTATTGCTGCTGCAAATCCAGCATG GGGAAGGTACGATATGAGGAGGACTCCAGCTGAGAACATAAATCTTCCTCCGGCACTTCTGTCACGTTTTGACCTCCTCTGGTTGATCCTGGATCGTGCAGACATGGAAACTGATCTTGAGATGGCAAGACATGTTGTTCATGTACATCAAAATCTTGAATCACCCGCACTTGGGTTCACAGCACTTGAACCATCTGTTCTTAG AGCATACATATCTGCTGCAAGAAGAGTCACTCCCTCTGTTCCTCGAGATCTTGAGGAATACATTGCAACTGCCTATTCAAGCATCCGCCAAGAGGAAGCCAAATCAAATGCACCACATTCTTACACAACCATCAGGACTCTTCTGAGCATAGTTCGTATTTCAATT GCCTTGGCAAGACTTCGGTTCTCAGAAACTGTTGCTCAGAGCGATGTCGATGAAGCACTGCGTCTGATGCAGATGTCAAAGTACTCGCTCTACTCTGATGATCGCCAGCGGTCTGGCCTCGATGCGATCTCGGACATATACTCCATCCTGAGGGACGAAGCAGCCAGGACAAGCAGCATGGATGTGAAATTTGCTCATGCTCTTAACCTGATCTCCAGAAAG GGTTATAGCGAGGCTCAGCTGAAGGAATGCCTGGAGGAGTATGCATCCTTGAATGTGTGGCAGATCCACCAAAGCACCTTCGACATCCACTTCATCGATGCCTAA